Sequence from the Angustibacter luteus genome:
AACGTCCTGCACGCCGACGCCTACCTGGCGGACCACGTCCGGCGTGGGGGTGCGCCGCTAGCCCTCGTCTCCGTGGACGGGGACGCCACGTACTGGCACCCCCGGCTCAGCGGCGACGACTCACTGGCCATGATCCTCGACGAGGTGCTGCCGCGGGCCGGCCGGCTGGGCGCGGACGTCAGCCGGATCGGGCTCGTGGGCTACTCGATGGGCGGCTTCGGAGCGCTCATGCTGGCGCGCGAGGGCGAGGCCGGGCGACTCGGGGGCCTGCGGATCGCGGCGGCGGCGGCGTCCAGCCCGGCGCTCTTCGCCACGGCCGGCTCCTCGGCGCCGGGCGCGTTCGACGACCCGGCGGACTGGCGGCGCTGGGGTGACCTGGCCGCCCACCCGCAGGTCAGCAGCACCCCGCTGCACGTCGACTGCGGCGTCAGTGACCCGTTCGCCCAGCAGACCAAGCGCTACCGCGGCAACTGCCCGACCACGCCGGCGGGGGGCTTCACCAAGGGCGCCCACACCGGCGGCTACTGGCGCTCCGTGCTGCCGGCCCAGCTCGACTTCCTGTCCGGCCACCTCACCGCCTGACCCCAGGGTGGTCCAGCCGTCGGGTCAGGCGTAGGTGACGCCGGTCAGCTCGACCGAGCGCTGCCAGAGCGCCGCGGCCAGGTCGGTGTCGTAGGCCGCATCGATCGCGGTGATCCGGGTCGGGAACCCGCGCCAGCCGCCCCACGACCCGGGGCCGAAGAACTCGGCGCCGCGGACGTCGGGCTCGGTGGCCGCGTAGAGCAGCGGCCACGCGCCGTGCGCCGCGGGCTGCCCGAGCAGCCCGGACCCGGCCGACATCACCCGACCGATCCACCCCGAGCCGGCCGGCCCGTTGCGGACCAGCTCCGTCGCCGCCCACCCCGGGTGCGCGGCCACGCTCAGCAGGTCAAGACCCGCGCGGTCGGCGAACCGCTGCAGCTGCATCGTGAACAGCAGGTTCGCCAGCTTGCTCTGCCCGTACGCCCGCCACGGCTGGTACGACTGCTCGCTGTCCAGGTCGTCGAAGGCGATCCGGCCCATCCGGTGCGCGGGGCTGGACACGGTGACCACCCGCGCCGCCCCCAGGGCCGGCAGCAGCAGGCGGGTCAGCGCGAAGTGGCCCAGGTGGTTCGTGGCCAGCTGCAGCTCGTGGCCGTCCGCGGACACCTGACGGGTGGACGGCGCCATCACCCCGGCGTTGTTGAGCAGGATGTCGATCCGTGGCTGGTCGAGCAGCAGGTCGGCGGCGAACTCGCGCACCGACGCCAGCGCGGCCAGGTCCAGTGAACGCAGCTCGACAGTGGCGCCGGGCACCCGAACCCGCACCTGCCCGAGCGCCTCGTCGCCACGCTGGGGGTTGCGGCAGGCCAGCACGACGTGTGCGCCGTGCCGGGCCAGCTCGACGCTCGCCTCCAGCCCGACGCCGCTGTTCGCGCCCGTCACCACGGCCACCCGACCGTGCAGGTCACCGATGCGTTCCGACGTCCAGCCGCTCATCCGGCCGCCTCCGTCGCACGCTGGGTGGCCCAGCGCAGCGCTCCTGGGGCGTCGGCCGGGACGGCGGGACGGGACGGCACCACCGGGTCGACCCGCCGGTAGGGCTCGTCAATGGCCGGTCGCGGGTCACGCTCACCGGCGTTGGGCCACAACGACATCGCCCGCTCAGCCTGCGCCGTGATGGTCAGCGACGGGTTCACCCCGAGGTTCGCCGAGACCGTCGACCCGTCGACCACGTGCAGCCCGGGGTAGCCGTGCACCCGCAGGAACGGGTCCACCACGCCCTGCTCGGGCGTCCGTCCGATCACGCAGCCGCCGAGGAAGTGCGCGGTCAGCGGCACGTTCGCCAGGTCGCCGAGGGTCCCACCCGGTTCGGTCCGGACCCCGGTGCGCTCCTGCAGGCGGGCCGCCAACCGGCGCACTGCGCTGTGCCCGACCGGGATCCACGACGGGTTCGGCTCCCCGTGACCCTGCCGGGAGGTGAGTCCGGTCCGGGCGAACCCCAACCGGCCGAGCAGCCGGTGCGTCCGCGGCGACACCGTGATCGAGTTGTCCAGCGACTGCATCACCAGCCCGATCACCGCTCGCTCACTGAACCGGCGCACCGACAGCGAGCGGACGAACACGTCGGGGTGCCGCGCCGCCAGACCCACGGACCGGACGACGCGCGGCACCCGGCCGCCACCGTCCACGAGCATCCCGGCGAGCAGCCCCATCGCGTTGGAACCCTTGCCGTAGCGGACGTTCTCCACATGCGTGTCGTCGTCCGGGTGGAACGAGGACGTGATCGCCACCCCGCGGGTGAGGTCGACGCCGTCCGGCACCCGTTCCGTCATCGCACCGAGCAGCGCCTCGGAGTTGGTCCGGGTCAGGACGCCGAGGCGCCCCGACAGGGCCGGCAGCCGGCCCTCGGCGCGCATCCGGTGCAGCAGGCGCTGGGTACCCCACGTGCCGGCGGCGAGCACCACGTGCCGGGCCGTCGTGCTGCGACGGTCCTTGCGCAGCCACGCGCCGGTCCGCTCGGTGGTCACCCGGTACCCCACTGACGGGTCACCCGGATCCAGCGGGACGACGTCCACGACCGTGCGCAGTGGCTCCACCCGGGCGCCGATCGACTCCGCCAGCGCCAGGTAGTTCTTCACCAGCGTGTTCTTGGCGCCGACCCGGCAGCCCACCATGCAGTTGCCGCACTCGGTACACCCGGTGCGCTCCGGCCCGGCCCCGCCGAAGAACGGGTCCGGCACCGTGACGCCGGGCTCGCGGCGCTGCTGGCCGTCCGCGCCCACCCGACCGAAGAAGACGCCCACCGGCGTCTTGCGGAAGGTGTGACCCACACCCATCTCGTCCGCGACGGCGCGCATGATCTGCTCGACCACGCCCTCGCACGGGTTGGTGACCACGCCGAGCATCCGCGCCGCCTGGTCGTAGTGCGGGGTGAGCTCGTCGGCCCAGTCGGTGATCCCGGCCCACTGCGCGTCCTCGAAGAACTGCTTGGGCGGCACGTACAACGTGTTGGCGTAGTTCAGCGAACCACCGCCCACCCCCGCACCGGCCAGCAGCACGACGTCCGGCAGCCGGTGGATGCGTTGCACGCCAAAGCATCCGAGCCGTGGCGCCCACAGGAAGCGGCGCAGGTCCCACGACGTCTTGGCCAGCTCGTCGTCCGCGAACCGGCGCCCGGACTCGACGACCAGGACGTCATACCCCTTCTCGCGCAAGCGAAGCGCGGCGACGGAGCCGCCGAAGCCGGACCCCACCACCAGGACGTCGACGTCGGTGTCGACGGACTGGGCCGGAGCGGTCACCGGACGCCGGCCCGCTTCATCGCCTTAAGGGCGACCGTCAGCGTCTTGGCCCAGGCGCCGTAGCTCAGGCCGAGCGGTGGGCCGAAGCCCAGCAGCCGCTGCACCGTCACGTTCTGCGCCTCGGTGTACTTCTGCACGCCCTCGATCCCGTGCCGGCGGCCGAGTCCGCTGGACCGCATGCCACCCATCGGCGCCCCGACGCTGCCCCAGGCCGCGGCGTACGCCTCGTTGATGTTCACGGTGCCGGCCTTGACCCGGGCGGCGAGGCGGCGACCGCGAGCGATGTCCCGGGTCCAGATGCTCGCGTTGAGTCCGTAGTCGCCCTCGTTCGCGAACCGCACCGCCGCGTCGTCGCCGCTGACCCGGTAGACGGACACGACGGGCCCGAACGTCTCCTGGGCGTAGCAGGTCATGGCCTCGGTCACGCCCTCGAGCACGGTCGGCTCGTAGAACAGCGGGCCGAGGTCCGGCCGCGGCCGGCCGCCGGCGAGCACCCGGGCTCCGCCGGCGATCGCGTCGTCCACGTGCGTGGTCACCGTCTCGAGCTGCTGCGCGGAGATCAGCGACCCGACGTCCACGCTGAAGTCCATGGCCGCACCGAGCCGCAGCGCACGCACCCGGGCGACGAAGCGGTCCAGGAAGGCGTCCGCGATCTCCTCGTGCAGCAGCATCCGCTCCACGGAGATGCACAGCTGCCCGGTGCTGGAGAAGCAGGCCCGGACGGCCCCCTCGGCGGCCCGGTCCAGGTCGGCGTCCTCGGCGACGTAGAGCGCGTTCTTGCCGCCGAGCTCCAGGCTCGCTCCGACGAGGCGTCGTCCGGACTGCTCGGCGACTAAGCGACCGGTCCGCGTCGACCCGGTGAAGCACACGTAGTCGGCCTGCTCCACGATCGCGGTGCCCACCACCGGCCCGTCACCCACGACGACGCGGACCAGGCCCTCGGGGAACCCGGCCTCGCTGAGCAGCTCGAGCCCGCGCAGGGCCGTGAGCACGGTCTGCGAGTCCGGCTTGAGGACCACCGCGTTGCCGGCCAGCAGGGCGGGCAGGGCGTCGGACAGCGACAACGTGAGCGGGTAGTTCCACGGCGCGATGATGCCGATGACGCCCTTGGGCAGCCGCTGCTCGATCGACTGGGAGAGAACGGGGAACGCCCCCTGGCGCTTGCGCGGCCGCAGGTAGGAGTGCGCGCGGCGGCCGTAGTGCCGGGCGACGATGGCGACGTCCAGGATCTCCTCGAACGCGTGCGCGCGGGACTTGCCGTTCTCGATCTGGATCAGGTCGAGCAGGTCGTCCTGGGCAT
This genomic interval carries:
- a CDS encoding oxidoreductase gives rise to the protein MSGWTSERIGDLHGRVAVVTGANSGVGLEASVELARHGAHVVLACRNPQRGDEALGQVRVRVPGATVELRSLDLAALASVREFAADLLLDQPRIDILLNNAGVMAPSTRQVSADGHELQLATNHLGHFALTRLLLPALGAARVVTVSSPAHRMGRIAFDDLDSEQSYQPWRAYGQSKLANLLFTMQLQRFADRAGLDLLSVAAHPGWAATELVRNGPAGSGWIGRVMSAGSGLLGQPAAHGAWPLLYAATEPDVRGAEFFGPGSWGGWRGFPTRITAIDAAYDTDLAAALWQRSVELTGVTYA
- a CDS encoding esterase, yielding MTSRPSRRAVLLGGAAGAAAVAGAGFAGVETGVLPGRTTVDSWLGLSKVDPDVPRGPRGPVRYEQYESRARGKRVTWALTLPDDRPVRGLPVALVLHGRGGNAHSAENVLHADAYLADHVRRGGAPLALVSVDGDATYWHPRLSGDDSLAMILDEVLPRAGRLGADVSRIGLVGYSMGGFGALMLAREGEAGRLGGLRIAAAAASSPALFATAGSSAPGAFDDPADWRRWGDLAAHPQVSSTPLHVDCGVSDPFAQQTKRYRGNCPTTPAGGFTKGAHTGGYWRSVLPAQLDFLSGHLTA
- a CDS encoding succinic semialdehyde dehydrogenase, which codes for MSDLIADPETDAAATYAVDPALARRLARRIVASPRAEVRTHHAPFTGAPVAALPVSTPRDVEVAVEGARAAQRSWAQWDLADRARCLLRLHDLVLDAQDDLLDLIQIENGKSRAHAFEEILDVAIVARHYGRRAHSYLRPRKRQGAFPVLSQSIEQRLPKGVIGIIAPWNYPLTLSLSDALPALLAGNAVVLKPDSQTVLTALRGLELLSEAGFPEGLVRVVVGDGPVVGTAIVEQADYVCFTGSTRTGRLVAEQSGRRLVGASLELGGKNALYVAEDADLDRAAEGAVRACFSSTGQLCISVERMLLHEEIADAFLDRFVARVRALRLGAAMDFSVDVGSLISAQQLETVTTHVDDAIAGGARVLAGGRPRPDLGPLFYEPTVLEGVTEAMTCYAQETFGPVVSVYRVSGDDAAVRFANEGDYGLNASIWTRDIARGRRLAARVKAGTVNINEAYAAAWGSVGAPMGGMRSSGLGRRHGIEGVQKYTEAQNVTVQRLLGFGPPLGLSYGAWAKTLTVALKAMKRAGVR
- a CDS encoding GMC family oxidoreductase, translated to MTAPAQSVDTDVDVLVVGSGFGGSVAALRLREKGYDVLVVESGRRFADDELAKTSWDLRRFLWAPRLGCFGVQRIHRLPDVVLLAGAGVGGGSLNYANTLYVPPKQFFEDAQWAGITDWADELTPHYDQAARMLGVVTNPCEGVVEQIMRAVADEMGVGHTFRKTPVGVFFGRVGADGQQRREPGVTVPDPFFGGAGPERTGCTECGNCMVGCRVGAKNTLVKNYLALAESIGARVEPLRTVVDVVPLDPGDPSVGYRVTTERTGAWLRKDRRSTTARHVVLAAGTWGTQRLLHRMRAEGRLPALSGRLGVLTRTNSEALLGAMTERVPDGVDLTRGVAITSSFHPDDDTHVENVRYGKGSNAMGLLAGMLVDGGGRVPRVVRSVGLAARHPDVFVRSLSVRRFSERAVIGLVMQSLDNSITVSPRTHRLLGRLGFARTGLTSRQGHGEPNPSWIPVGHSAVRRLAARLQERTGVRTEPGGTLGDLANVPLTAHFLGGCVIGRTPEQGVVDPFLRVHGYPGLHVVDGSTVSANLGVNPSLTITAQAERAMSLWPNAGERDPRPAIDEPYRRVDPVVPSRPAVPADAPGALRWATQRATEAAG